A region from the Desulfosoma sp. genome encodes:
- a CDS encoding MBL fold metallo-hydrolase → MKNGAEESKISLCFLGVGEACDETQPNTSLLVRARQADTISTPVEILLDCGFSVPHRYFEVSANPESLDVLWVSHFHGDHFFGIPLLLLRFWEMKRLKPLVVVSQPGAMDRILQVMDLAYPGFVKKLTYPLEEVVLAEGNTVHVCGTTWRAASTEHGQKNFSVRVDGPGWCLFYSGDGRPTTETQILAKGCDLAVHEAFVLNGENSVAGHGTINGCLEWARAAGVRRLALVHIQRDVRRKHWREIQETTAACEDLDVFVPTSGDTIHL, encoded by the coding sequence ATGAAAAATGGCGCCGAAGAGTCGAAAATTTCGCTATGTTTTTTAGGTGTGGGTGAGGCGTGCGACGAAACCCAGCCTAACACCAGCCTTCTGGTTCGAGCTCGGCAGGCGGATACCATTTCCACGCCCGTTGAGATTCTTCTGGATTGTGGCTTTTCTGTGCCGCATCGCTATTTTGAGGTGAGTGCGAATCCCGAATCTTTGGATGTTCTGTGGGTTTCTCATTTTCATGGAGACCACTTTTTCGGGATTCCTTTATTACTGCTGCGTTTTTGGGAAATGAAAAGACTGAAGCCGCTCGTTGTGGTCTCTCAGCCCGGCGCGATGGATAGGATCTTGCAAGTCATGGACCTCGCATACCCTGGGTTTGTAAAGAAGCTCACTTATCCTCTGGAAGAAGTGGTCCTGGCAGAGGGAAACACGGTTCATGTGTGCGGCACCACGTGGCGCGCAGCCTCGACGGAACACGGGCAGAAAAATTTCAGTGTGCGTGTTGACGGTCCTGGGTGGTGTTTGTTCTACAGTGGGGACGGTCGTCCCACGACGGAAACGCAAATTCTGGCGAAAGGCTGTGATTTGGCGGTTCATGAAGCTTTTGTGCTCAACGGCGAAAATTCCGTAGCCGGCCACGGCACCATCAACGGGTGTTTGGAATGGGCACGAGCGGCGGGCGTTCGTCGGTTGGCTCTGGTGCACATTCAAAGGGATGTCCGCCGAAAACATTGGCGTGAGATTCAAGAAACGACCGCCGCCTGTGAGGACCTGGACGTGTTTGTTCCCACTTCAGGCGATACAATCCATTTGTAA
- the efp gene encoding elongation factor P — MGVTLTASDLRKGLKLEIDGEPYLIVDFEFSKPGKGQALYRCRLRNMITGTQFDRTYRSGDKFMAADLDEQEMEFLYKEGNRYHFMNTSTYEQVELTEESVGDAKNFLTENLHVDMLFFKGSPIGISLPNFVELKVIKSDPGVKGDTASGATKPATLETGYEIQVPLFIEEGDVLKLDTRTGTYVERVKASS; from the coding sequence ATGGGTGTCACATTGACGGCAAGCGACCTGAGAAAGGGTCTGAAACTGGAAATCGACGGAGAACCTTACCTCATCGTGGATTTTGAATTTTCCAAGCCTGGTAAAGGCCAGGCACTGTATCGGTGCCGATTACGTAACATGATTACAGGCACCCAATTCGATCGCACCTACCGTTCGGGTGATAAATTCATGGCCGCGGACTTGGACGAACAGGAAATGGAGTTCCTTTATAAAGAAGGCAACCGGTACCACTTCATGAACACGAGCACCTATGAACAGGTGGAACTTACCGAAGAGTCCGTCGGAGATGCCAAGAATTTTCTTACGGAAAACCTTCACGTAGACATGCTTTTTTTCAAAGGTTCTCCCATAGGCATTTCTTTGCCTAATTTTGTCGAATTGAAAGTCATCAAGTCGGATCCGGGCGTTAAAGGAGACACGGCTTCGGGAGCTACTAAGCCCGCGACTCTGGAAACGGGCTACGAGATTCAGGTGCCTCTTTTCATTGAAGAAGGCGATGTACTCAAGCTGGATACACGAACAGGAACCTACGTGGAAAGGGTAAAGGCTTCCAGCTGA
- the epmA gene encoding EF-P lysine aminoacylase EpmA — MTSLEALAAKRGRLEMRGRILHGIRLFFVERGFLEVQTPVRTPAPAPECHIDAVRSEAWYLQTSPELYMKRILAAGYDKIFQICPVFRKGERGKRHHPEFTLLEWYRRRENYEALMKDCEDLLVHVCRYVGQYPRFLYQGHELSVLKPWDRWTVRTAFQKWAGWDPWTHYDADRFTEDVVNHIEPRLGFPRPAFLYDYPPEEAALARLTRHQDVWVAERFELYWAGVELANGFSELTDRHEQEKRFQETLARRSDEGREVYPWPKKFLESLDFLDTAAGIALGVDRLVMLLTDAPSLDDVTTFSPEHEP; from the coding sequence ATGACGTCCCTCGAGGCTCTTGCCGCTAAACGCGGCCGTTTGGAAATGCGGGGCCGTATCCTTCACGGGATACGGCTCTTCTTTGTGGAACGCGGTTTCCTGGAAGTGCAAACCCCCGTGCGCACTCCTGCCCCTGCTCCCGAATGCCATATCGACGCGGTGCGTTCCGAAGCATGGTATCTACAAACCAGCCCTGAACTTTATATGAAGCGGATCCTCGCCGCCGGCTACGATAAGATTTTTCAGATCTGCCCTGTCTTTCGAAAGGGAGAAAGAGGAAAGCGTCACCATCCTGAATTCACGCTTCTGGAATGGTACCGGCGAAGGGAAAACTATGAAGCGCTCATGAAAGACTGCGAAGATCTTCTGGTCCACGTATGCCGCTACGTGGGACAATATCCGCGTTTTCTCTACCAAGGGCATGAGTTGTCTGTGCTTAAGCCGTGGGATCGCTGGACGGTACGTACTGCTTTTCAAAAATGGGCGGGCTGGGATCCCTGGACGCACTACGATGCCGATCGATTCACCGAAGATGTCGTCAATCATATTGAACCTCGTTTAGGTTTTCCGCGACCCGCTTTTCTTTATGATTACCCACCCGAGGAAGCAGCGTTGGCACGGCTCACCAGACACCAGGATGTGTGGGTTGCCGAACGTTTTGAACTCTATTGGGCCGGCGTGGAACTGGCCAACGGTTTCTCGGAATTAACGGACCGCCATGAGCAGGAGAAACGATTTCAAGAAACGCTTGCTCGTCGATCCGACGAAGGCCGTGAGGTATATCCTTGGCCAAAAAAATTCTTGGAAAGCCTGGATTTTTTAGATACGGCCGCGGGGATCGCTCTTGGTGTAGATCGACTGGTCATGCTTCTAACCGATGCGCCCAGCCTAGACGATGTGACGACCTTTTCCCCGGAACATGAACCGTGA
- the amrB gene encoding AmmeMemoRadiSam system protein B yields MEYPRLRFGLEAVPVQHAGRSYILLRDRLGYNEKPLLLHPEFAPFLVLMDGRHSIRDIQAYFLRRTGQLLYSEQIEEVVRLLDENLFLDNERFADCVQRETQKFREDPVRHMRHEGKSYPKEPEELRAFLDAMLRAGLPLVEGTSREELMGLVAPHIDLKAGSTTFGCAFAALTRMEPPDVWIVLGTGHEPIENAFAVTLKDFETPLGLVACDRDLASEIVRRAPRDVLAGEYAHSREHTIEFQAVFLAHVQPEALLVPVLCSFGVEKWDSQKPEIDKFCEVLRQVSEESRKSVGFLASVDLAHIGPRYGDDFRPNRLTVQEHMEADRKLLETLVNPHSEAFMEEILRDGNGRKVCGVPPLYVLSRVLQGKAQGRILHHDHAVVDSQGSFVTFAAMAFVPLKSPAS; encoded by the coding sequence ATGGAATACCCACGACTCCGTTTTGGTTTGGAAGCGGTTCCCGTGCAACATGCAGGGCGTTCTTACATCTTGTTGAGAGACCGCCTTGGATACAATGAGAAACCCCTGCTCCTTCATCCGGAGTTTGCCCCGTTTCTGGTCTTAATGGACGGGCGGCATTCCATTCGCGATATTCAGGCTTACTTCTTGCGCCGAACAGGCCAACTTCTCTACAGCGAACAGATTGAAGAGGTGGTTCGCCTACTGGATGAAAACCTCTTTCTCGACAATGAGCGTTTTGCCGATTGTGTGCAGAGGGAAACCCAGAAGTTTCGAGAAGACCCTGTGAGGCACATGCGCCACGAGGGAAAGAGTTATCCGAAGGAACCTGAGGAACTTCGGGCGTTTCTGGATGCCATGCTTCGGGCCGGTCTTCCCCTTGTTGAAGGCACCAGCCGTGAAGAATTGATGGGTTTGGTGGCCCCACACATCGACCTGAAGGCAGGATCGACTACCTTTGGCTGCGCTTTTGCAGCACTCACGCGTATGGAACCTCCGGACGTATGGATCGTCTTGGGGACAGGTCATGAACCCATTGAAAATGCTTTCGCCGTCACCCTGAAGGATTTCGAAACACCCCTTGGACTCGTTGCCTGTGATCGGGATCTTGCTTCAGAAATCGTTCGACGAGCCCCGCGGGACGTCCTGGCAGGGGAATATGCTCACAGCAGGGAACACACCATCGAGTTTCAGGCGGTCTTTCTCGCACACGTGCAACCCGAGGCTCTACTGGTACCTGTTCTGTGTTCTTTTGGAGTGGAAAAGTGGGACTCTCAAAAACCGGAGATAGACAAGTTTTGTGAGGTCCTGCGTCAGGTGTCGGAAGAGTCGCGGAAATCCGTGGGTTTTTTGGCCAGTGTGGATCTGGCTCACATCGGCCCAAGGTACGGTGACGATTTTCGGCCCAATCGTCTGACCGTGCAGGAACACATGGAGGCGGACCGAAAGCTTTTGGAGACGCTGGTAAATCCGCATTCCGAAGCCTTTATGGAAGAAATTCTTCGAGACGGCAACGGTCGTAAGGTTTGCGGTGTTCCTCCACTTTATGTGTTGAGCCGCGTGCTTCAGGGCAAAGCCCAAGGCCGAATCCTTCATCATGATCATGCCGTCGTGGATTCACAGGGATCTTTTGTCACCTTTGCAGCCATGGCTTTCGTGCCCTTAAAGTCGCCTGCATCCTGA
- a CDS encoding tetratricopeptide repeat protein codes for MRHAQHTYLMVICLMLLSSCSTIGLRTGPTVPGDVPELPKSQAYAAYLLAQYYLRVNEPEEAVKAYQQALAFDPESPTILTDLAVLYVRQGKVQEALKLAEKAVEVDPNYESAFVLLGRLYAGTGHNDKAIHAYRRVITLNPSNHDAYLLLGTLYAQENRFREALEALEHLKTLLPDNPLAHYYKARVFLDMKFYDQAEAAYLETLQINPFFDRAILDLAYIYEVTERFDEAEATYLRLLSINPGHVQARHRLSNLYIRQQLYDKALEQLEVLSQQNAEDLETRLKIGIIHLQQRKYQEAISDFQALLKDRPQYDQALYYLAASYEEKGERADLEQAVVNLRLIPENSPLWEPAQMRLALLFAKMNDHKSGIQCLEKALRIRPQVVDFYLYLAYLYEETKDFTKALETLNAGLTVGGETVVLLFRKGIVLDRMDRKDEALEVMQKVLSLERDHAGALNYIGYTYADRGVRLEEAKELIERALEKEPQDGYIMDSLAWVHYRMGNHIKALEVIRKALELVPDDPIILEHYGDILKALGRLQEAQQAYEKSLEKGHEKPATIQEKIQQIK; via the coding sequence ATGCGGCACGCACAGCATACCTATTTGATGGTCATCTGCCTAATGCTTCTTAGTTCTTGCAGCACCATAGGTCTGCGAACGGGACCCACCGTTCCCGGTGACGTGCCCGAACTGCCCAAATCCCAGGCCTATGCGGCTTATCTGTTAGCCCAATACTATCTTCGGGTCAATGAACCCGAAGAGGCCGTCAAGGCATACCAACAGGCTCTAGCTTTCGATCCTGAAAGCCCTACCATTCTGACGGACCTGGCTGTTCTGTATGTGCGTCAGGGCAAGGTGCAAGAGGCACTGAAACTGGCGGAAAAAGCGGTGGAAGTCGATCCGAACTACGAAAGTGCCTTTGTGCTTTTGGGCCGCCTTTACGCCGGTACAGGTCACAATGATAAGGCCATACATGCTTACAGGCGAGTGATCACCCTTAATCCATCCAACCACGATGCGTATCTTCTGCTGGGAACTTTGTACGCCCAGGAAAACCGATTTCGTGAAGCCTTAGAAGCCTTGGAGCATCTCAAGACCCTGCTTCCAGACAACCCTCTGGCGCACTACTACAAGGCAAGGGTTTTTCTGGACATGAAATTTTACGACCAGGCGGAAGCAGCGTACCTGGAAACACTTCAAATCAATCCATTCTTCGATCGAGCGATTTTGGACCTCGCTTACATTTACGAGGTGACCGAAAGATTTGATGAAGCCGAAGCCACCTATCTTCGTCTGCTAAGCATCAACCCGGGCCATGTCCAAGCGCGCCATCGATTGAGCAATTTGTACATTCGTCAACAGCTTTACGACAAGGCCCTGGAACAGCTTGAAGTGCTGTCTCAACAAAACGCCGAGGATCTGGAAACTCGGTTGAAGATCGGCATCATTCACCTTCAGCAGCGCAAGTACCAGGAAGCGATTTCCGACTTTCAGGCTCTCTTGAAAGATCGCCCCCAATACGATCAAGCCCTCTACTACTTGGCCGCTTCCTATGAAGAAAAAGGGGAACGCGCCGATCTGGAACAAGCCGTGGTCAACCTTCGACTCATTCCGGAAAACAGCCCCTTGTGGGAGCCGGCTCAGATGCGTTTGGCGCTTCTTTTTGCCAAGATGAACGATCACAAATCGGGTATTCAATGCCTGGAAAAGGCTCTTCGAATAAGACCCCAAGTAGTGGATTTTTATCTTTACCTGGCATACCTCTATGAAGAAACGAAAGATTTCACCAAGGCTTTGGAAACCCTCAATGCTGGTCTCACCGTAGGAGGAGAAACCGTCGTGCTCCTTTTCCGCAAGGGCATTGTTTTGGACCGCATGGACCGTAAAGACGAAGCCCTGGAAGTCATGCAAAAAGTTCTCAGTCTGGAACGAGACCATGCGGGTGCCCTCAACTACATCGGCTACACGTATGCAGACAGAGGCGTTCGCCTTGAGGAAGCCAAAGAACTCATTGAACGCGCCTTGGAAAAAGAGCCTCAAGACGGTTACATCATGGATAGTCTTGCCTGGGTTCACTACCGCATGGGAAACCATATCAAAGCCCTGGAAGTCATTCGCAAGGCCTTGGAATTGGTTCCTGACGACCCCATCATTTTGGAACACTATGGAGACATTCTTAAGGCTTTAGGCCGATTGCAGGAAGCACAACAAGCCTATGAAAAGTCCCTGGAAAAGGGACATGAAAAGCCTGCTACGATTCAAGAAAAAATACAGCAGATAAAATGA
- a CDS encoding Mut7-C RNAse domain-containing protein: MKAPKRFFVDRMLGKVAKCLRILGYDARYGSIENASQIQALRDEGIVIVTGNTRWRHIPGVFFCEATRPEEQFRKLAQAGLIQPKETDPFSRCIRCNSVLEDVAKEEVALCVPEYIYATAPSFSRCPSCKRVYWAGSHLARMAEWFRRIMDWNLEDAGERRNGWAE, encoded by the coding sequence ATGAAAGCTCCAAAACGATTTTTTGTTGATCGCATGCTGGGAAAGGTGGCAAAATGCTTACGTATCTTAGGCTATGACGCACGCTACGGCTCCATTGAAAACGCCTCTCAGATCCAAGCCTTGCGCGACGAAGGAATCGTTATTGTCACAGGCAACACGCGCTGGCGGCATATTCCTGGTGTTTTTTTCTGCGAGGCGACTCGGCCTGAAGAACAGTTTCGCAAATTGGCTCAGGCCGGACTGATTCAGCCAAAAGAGACGGACCCTTTCAGTCGATGCATACGGTGCAACAGTGTTCTGGAGGATGTGGCAAAGGAAGAGGTGGCGCTATGTGTGCCGGAATATATTTATGCCACGGCGCCTTCCTTCAGTCGATGCCCTTCCTGCAAGCGCGTGTACTGGGCCGGGTCCCATTTGGCCAGAATGGCGGAGTGGTTTCGACGAATCATGGATTGGAATTTAGAGGATGCGGGTGAAAGGAGGAACGGATGGGCGGAGTGA
- a CDS encoding MogA/MoaB family molybdenum cofactor biosynthesis protein, whose product MSSFRKTMAVITVSDKGSRGEREDLAGAQLWQRLHLEGFIGVWRTVVADESAAIQRALLEAVEHHGAALVVTTGGTGVSPRDVTPEATAAVCDRLVPGMAEVMRLESLKKTPNAMLSRAVVGIRGQSLIINLPGSLKGCLENLEVLLPALPHALAKIQGDSTDCGG is encoded by the coding sequence GTGTCCTCTTTTCGAAAAACCATGGCTGTCATCACAGTCAGTGACAAGGGAAGTCGCGGAGAACGCGAAGATCTTGCAGGGGCGCAGCTCTGGCAACGGTTGCATTTAGAAGGTTTTATCGGAGTGTGGCGCACTGTGGTAGCGGACGAGTCCGCCGCCATTCAGCGTGCCCTTTTGGAAGCCGTGGAACACCATGGGGCAGCTCTTGTTGTCACCACAGGCGGCACCGGCGTTTCCCCAAGGGATGTCACGCCCGAAGCGACCGCCGCTGTTTGTGACCGGCTTGTTCCAGGCATGGCGGAAGTCATGCGCCTGGAAAGCCTTAAAAAGACGCCGAACGCCATGCTCTCTCGTGCCGTCGTCGGCATTCGAGGTCAAAGCCTGATCATCAATTTACCTGGTAGCCTCAAGGGATGCCTTGAAAACCTGGAGGTCTTGCTTCCTGCGTTGCCTCATGCTTTAGCAAAAATTCAAGGAGATTCCACTGACTGCGGCGGGTGA
- the fusA gene encoding elongation factor G, producing the protein MSESVGKVRTFAIISHGGAGKTSLAEAMLFTAGVTTRLGKVDDNTSVMDFEPEEVSRKITISTAFNTFPWKKHSCTVIDTPGDFNFIAETKSSLQGADAALVVVDAIDGVKVQTEKVWEFAEELHLPRMIFVSKMDRERADFVKTVENIRHQLGSRCVPLTVPIGSAENFQGVADVLTGKAFIYNQGDTGKFEIKEAPSDVLELAAQYKEMLVENVCEANDALLEKYLEGQELTQEEIIGGLRGAVIAGRLIPIACGSGVGNVGTAQVLDIIVDCFPSPLDRGAKKGKSLDGGSEVVREPDPTAPFAGLVIKTISDPYAGRLSVLRIFSGTMKPDATVYNSTKKSKERYGQLLRIKGKAQEGIQEAGPGDIVAVAKLKETTTGDTLCDEKNPVVFPFPELPAAVYSLAIEPKSKGDEEKIFSSLARLMEEDLALKLERNDETKEMILSGMGEIHIEATIDKLKRKFGVEVNLRLPKVPYKETIKGKARVQGKYKKQTGGRGQYGDCWIEMEPLPRGEGFQFVDKIVGGVIPRQYIPAVEKGIVEAAQEGVVAGYPVVDFKVDLVDGSYHAVDSSEMAFKIAGSMAFKKAVADAKPTLLEPIVHLEVIIPDDCLGDVIGDLNSRRGKVLGMDSQGNKQIVRAQVPLAEVLKYAPDLRSMTAGRGMFSMKFSHYEEVPAQLQEKIIEAAKAEKAEKG; encoded by the coding sequence ATGAGCGAATCTGTCGGCAAGGTTCGAACGTTTGCCATTATTTCCCATGGGGGAGCGGGCAAGACCTCCTTGGCGGAGGCTATGCTCTTTACGGCGGGTGTGACCACACGCTTGGGCAAAGTGGATGACAACACTTCGGTCATGGATTTTGAGCCGGAAGAGGTGAGCCGTAAGATCACCATCAGCACGGCCTTCAATACCTTTCCATGGAAAAAGCATTCCTGCACCGTCATCGACACTCCGGGTGATTTCAACTTCATTGCAGAAACAAAGAGTTCCCTGCAAGGGGCGGATGCGGCTCTGGTGGTCGTGGATGCCATCGACGGTGTCAAGGTCCAGACGGAAAAGGTCTGGGAATTTGCAGAAGAGTTGCATTTGCCGCGTATGATCTTTGTGAGCAAGATGGACCGAGAACGGGCCGATTTTGTAAAGACGGTGGAAAACATTCGGCATCAATTAGGTTCTCGATGTGTGCCCTTGACCGTGCCTATCGGCAGCGCGGAGAACTTTCAGGGGGTAGCAGACGTCCTTACAGGCAAAGCCTTTATATACAACCAGGGTGACACTGGCAAATTTGAAATCAAGGAGGCGCCTTCGGATGTTCTGGAATTGGCGGCTCAGTACAAAGAAATGCTTGTGGAAAACGTCTGCGAAGCCAACGACGCTCTTTTGGAAAAGTATCTGGAAGGCCAGGAATTGACTCAGGAAGAAATCATCGGAGGATTACGTGGGGCTGTCATCGCCGGGCGTTTGATCCCTATCGCCTGCGGTTCCGGCGTCGGCAATGTGGGCACGGCGCAGGTGCTGGACATTATCGTGGACTGTTTTCCGTCCCCTTTGGATCGAGGAGCCAAGAAGGGTAAGTCCCTGGATGGCGGCAGCGAAGTGGTACGAGAACCCGACCCTACGGCGCCCTTTGCAGGCTTGGTTATCAAGACCATCAGCGATCCTTATGCCGGACGTCTTTCCGTGCTACGCATCTTTTCCGGAACCATGAAGCCCGATGCCACCGTTTATAACAGCACGAAAAAATCCAAGGAACGTTACGGGCAGTTACTGCGCATCAAAGGAAAGGCGCAGGAAGGGATTCAGGAAGCGGGCCCCGGCGACATTGTGGCCGTTGCTAAACTCAAGGAAACCACTACGGGAGATACTCTTTGTGACGAAAAGAATCCCGTTGTGTTTCCTTTCCCCGAACTACCCGCTGCCGTTTATTCTTTGGCCATCGAACCCAAGAGCAAAGGGGATGAAGAGAAGATTTTCAGTTCGCTGGCCCGGCTTATGGAAGAAGACCTGGCGCTCAAGCTGGAACGCAATGATGAGACCAAGGAAATGATCCTTTCGGGCATGGGTGAAATCCACATCGAAGCCACCATCGACAAGCTCAAACGTAAATTTGGCGTCGAGGTCAACCTGCGTCTTCCTAAAGTGCCCTACAAAGAAACCATTAAAGGGAAAGCCCGGGTGCAAGGCAAATATAAGAAACAAACCGGAGGACGTGGCCAGTACGGAGACTGCTGGATCGAAATGGAACCCTTGCCCAGAGGAGAAGGCTTTCAGTTCGTGGACAAGATCGTGGGGGGTGTGATCCCCAGACAGTACATTCCGGCCGTGGAAAAAGGTATTGTGGAAGCCGCTCAGGAAGGTGTTGTGGCAGGGTATCCCGTGGTCGACTTCAAGGTGGATCTTGTCGATGGGTCTTACCACGCCGTGGATTCGTCGGAAATGGCCTTTAAGATCGCCGGGTCCATGGCCTTTAAGAAGGCTGTGGCGGACGCCAAGCCCACTTTGCTGGAACCAATCGTACATTTGGAAGTGATCATTCCAGACGATTGTCTCGGGGATGTCATCGGAGATCTCAATTCCCGGCGCGGGAAGGTCCTGGGAATGGACAGTCAGGGGAACAAGCAGATTGTGCGAGCCCAAGTGCCTTTAGCGGAAGTGCTGAAATACGCGCCGGATCTGAGATCCATGACGGCGGGCCGAGGCATGTTTTCCATGAAATTTTCACACTACGAAGAAGTGCCGGCTCAACTTCAAGAAAAGATCATCGAAGCGGCAAAAGCGGAAAAAGCGGAAAAGGGTTAA
- a CDS encoding tyrosine-type recombinase/integrase codes for MSKPSASLLQRVFEDLEGPAVSALNNFLEFLASQRALSQATVKSYGADLAQWFLYLGKLLGRSRLEMEDLSETNLRRFVFHRHPRLAKSSQARSLATYRSFFRFLTERYELTSNPVRSLRSPKVNVTLPSFLDVDDMVGFLNDLQKKAQAPSAPWTRVRDWALFETLYSTGLRVGELVRLNRDHVDMQEGLVRTLGKGSKERIVPIGSKALQAIGSYFKAFYNQWRGPYDAKALFLNVRGTRLSDRSVRRLLTERLRDAGQWRPLSPHGIRHSFATHLLSSGADLRSIQEMLGHAGLSTTQRYTKVDLDHLMSVYDAAHPRSRKETP; via the coding sequence ATGAGTAAGCCATCGGCGTCTCTGCTCCAACGGGTCTTTGAGGACCTTGAGGGGCCGGCGGTTTCGGCGCTTAATAATTTTCTGGAATTTCTTGCGTCCCAAAGGGCTTTGAGCCAGGCTACGGTAAAAAGTTATGGAGCCGACCTGGCCCAGTGGTTTCTTTATCTCGGAAAACTTCTGGGGCGGTCGCGTCTTGAGATGGAAGACCTCTCCGAAACGAACTTACGCCGCTTTGTTTTTCACAGGCATCCACGTCTCGCCAAGAGCAGTCAGGCGCGTTCCCTGGCAACATACCGATCCTTTTTTCGATTTTTGACAGAAAGGTATGAACTGACATCCAATCCCGTTCGATCCCTGCGTTCTCCTAAAGTAAATGTCACGCTCCCGTCCTTTCTTGATGTGGATGATATGGTCGGTTTCCTTAACGACTTGCAAAAAAAAGCCCAAGCCCCCTCCGCCCCTTGGACCAGAGTGCGAGATTGGGCTCTTTTTGAAACGCTTTACTCCACCGGGCTGCGTGTTGGAGAACTGGTTCGACTCAACCGCGACCATGTGGACATGCAGGAGGGTTTGGTGCGTACATTGGGCAAAGGATCCAAGGAACGCATTGTGCCCATAGGGTCCAAAGCGTTGCAAGCCATCGGCAGCTACTTCAAAGCCTTTTACAACCAGTGGCGTGGGCCGTACGATGCGAAAGCCTTGTTTCTCAACGTTCGAGGAACTCGGTTGTCGGATCGTTCCGTGCGTCGTCTTCTGACGGAAAGACTTCGGGATGCCGGCCAATGGCGCCCTTTAAGCCCCCATGGTATTCGCCATAGTTTTGCCACGCACCTTTTAAGTTCCGGGGCGGATCTCAGAAGTATTCAGGAAATGCTGGGGCACGCCGGTCTTTCCACCACGCAGAGATATACTAAGGTCGATCTGGACCATTTAATGAGTGTTTATGACGCGGCACATCCTCGAAGCCGCAAAGAAACACCTTAG
- the hslV gene encoding ATP-dependent protease subunit HslV: MTPQPSSHTPWARCHGTTILAIHRDHHVVMAGDGQVTFGDTVMKQQARKVRKMYHDQILAGFAGATADAFTLFERLETKLEQYNGNLKRAAVELAKDWRMDRALRRLEALLVAADHTQCLILSGTGDVIEPDDGLAAVGSGGPYALAAARALLLHTDLPLRAIVEEAMKIAARLCIYTNENFTIEEL, translated from the coding sequence ATGACTCCACAACCCTCATCGCACACTCCATGGGCTCGATGCCATGGAACGACCATCCTGGCCATTCATCGAGACCATCACGTGGTTATGGCCGGAGATGGCCAGGTTACCTTTGGTGACACGGTCATGAAGCAACAGGCTCGTAAAGTGCGAAAAATGTACCATGATCAGATTTTGGCCGGGTTTGCCGGCGCGACCGCTGATGCCTTTACGCTTTTTGAGCGGCTGGAAACCAAACTCGAGCAATACAACGGTAATCTCAAAAGGGCCGCCGTGGAACTAGCCAAGGATTGGCGAATGGATCGTGCGCTGCGACGTCTGGAAGCACTCCTTGTCGCGGCGGATCACACGCAATGCCTGATTTTGAGCGGCACAGGCGATGTCATCGAACCTGATGACGGCTTGGCGGCCGTGGGTTCGGGAGGGCCCTATGCCCTCGCGGCGGCTCGAGCCCTTCTTCTGCACACGGATCTTCCCTTACGTGCGATCGTCGAAGAGGCTATGAAGATCGCCGCTCGGTTATGTATTTACACCAATGAAAACTTTACCATAGAGGAGTTGTGA